A window of Silurus meridionalis isolate SWU-2019-XX chromosome 4, ASM1480568v1, whole genome shotgun sequence contains these coding sequences:
- the cebpd gene encoding CCAAT/enhancer-binding protein delta, translating into MRTPLARVSHPAIQQPIHRGSHESLDPSRRSQCRSLSRCMKKKSRAAFMCEPCSLDSECVSPPCYMSWAMEPTNFYDSKLTGGGKCPEESVGIITPTSNTATSTTTNNSSSSSASVVELSNATAMYDDESAIDFSAYIESMSSAPNFELCNDELFADLFNSAVKQEKPEFYHQLSAFSASKDPSIAIKQETDWSDSDTPSSLPSQIEACAQTSVSIHTGQPTPPSTPEPSLSPSSPPRRTLKDKSKKSTDRFSPEYRQRRERNNIAVRKSRDKAKRRNMEMQQKLLELSAENERLHKTIDQLTRELTSLRHIFKHRETPGIR; encoded by the coding sequence ATGAGAACCCCCTTGGCGCGTGTGTCCCACCCAGCCATCCAGCAGCCCATCCACCGCGGATCGCACGAGTCTCTGGACCCCAGCAGGAGGTCGCAGTGCAGGTCTCTGAGTCGTTGcatgaagaagaagagcagaGCTGCGTTCATGTGCGAGCCGTGCAGCCTGGACTCCGAGTGCGTGTCTCCACCATGCTACATGAGCTGGGCGATGGAGCCTACGAACTTCTACGACAGTAAGCTGACAGGGGGTGGAAAATGTCCCGAGGAGAGCGTCGGCATCATCACCCCCACGAGTAACACTGCTacatctactactactaataacagcagtagtagtagcgcGAGCGTGGTGGAGCTGAGCAACGCGACAGCCATGTACGACGACGAGAGCGCGATCGACTTCAGCGCGTACATCGAATCCATGTCGTCTGCGCCCAACTTCGAGCTGTGCAATGACGAGCTGTTCGCCGACCTCTTCAACAGCGCCGTGAAGCAGGAGAAGCCAGAGTTCTACCACCAGCTCTCCGCGTTCAGCGCCTCCAAGGACCCGAGCATCGCGATCAAGCAGGAGACCGATTGGAGCGACAGCGACACGCCGTCATCTCTGCCCTCGCAGATCGAGGCGTGCGCGCAGACGTCGGTGAGCATCCACACGGGACAGCCGACGCCCCCGAGCACGCCGGAGCCCTCGCTGTCTCCCTCGAGCCCCCCGCGCAGGACACTCAAAGATAAGAGCAAGAAGTCGACGGACAGGTTCAGTCCGGAGTACCGGCAGCGCCGCGAGCGGAATAACATCGCCGTGCGCAAGAGCAGGGACAAGGCGAAGCGGCGCAACATGGAGATGCAGCAGAAGCTGCTTGAACTGAGCGCGGAGAACGAGCGCCTGCACAAGACCATAGATCAGCTCACGCGCGAGCTCACGAGCCTCAGACACATCTTTAAACACCGCGAGACCCCCGGCATCCGGTGA